In Muribaculum gordoncarteri, the genomic window GGCACTTGCTGGAAAAGAACGAGACGGTAACAAAACATCAAACGGAAGTATCAAGGCTTAACGCCTTGTTGATAAAAGCCACAGAATGGTTTCCTTGGTTTCGTGCTATGCTCCGTATTGAGAAATTGTGCCTTGCTGTCGGTTTTACCCATGAACAGACCGCCCATTTAATGACAGGCAAGCCATTGCCGTACAACGGCGAACTCTATTCCGATGAGCATAGGCGTAAGTTCAAGACGAATGATGTTACTGCCAAAGTTGGTACAAACAATGGAAAGCTGATACTTGCCATTGACGGACTGCATATCGGGGAATGGTTCAAGAAACAATTTGAACGATTACAACAGAATGTCGGCTTGAAGCCTATTCAGAAAAAGAATAAAGGCTTCAAGCTATAGTCAATCATGCGCATCACATACATGGAGGACATTTTTTGTCCCCCATGTATATATAGAGTCCAAGACTAACTCATGTTATTCCCAAGAAATTACTCATACGGTCAATACACCGTTTCTTTTGATTGAGATTAGGATGAACGTACAGATTAAGTGTCGTTGCCACATTTGAGTGACCGAGTATGACACTGACAGTTTTATAATCACACTGGCTTTCAATACATCGGGTCGCAAATGTATGCCTAAGTCCATGAAAGACCAAGTGGGGAATATCCAATCGTTTTAGCAACCTGCCAAAATAATCACGATAAGAACGGGGCTCTTTAGATTGTGTGGAAGTGCCTACCACGTATGGGGATTGAGATTGTTTCCTTACCATTTTCAACGCTTGGAGAAGCTGTTTGGATATAGGAATCTCACGATAGGAATTCTTGGTTTTTGGGGAAGAGTGAACCCTTTCTGTAGATTTCAACTCACAGTTATATATTCTGCCTACAGTATGCTTCACGATGACTGTCTTTTGTGCAAAATCCACATCTTCCCATTTCAAAGCACAAACCTCACCGATTCTCATTCCGGTACAGAGAGCCAACAGTACACCTATATTTTGTGGAGTGGGCTGTTCCAGCAAGTGACGCATCAATATACGCTGATGATTTAATGACAATGTGGGCGGCAGTTTGTTTTCTGTTTGGGTAGGATATTCGATTTCCCATTCTTCAAAATGGAAAATCCCGTGCTTATTCCCGTATTTGATAACAGATTTGAGCACTGCCACTATATCCCGGACTGTTTTTCTTGCTAATCCGGAAGTACATTTGTCTATCACAAACTGCTGGACATCCTTCTCTGTTATATTTTCCGCAGCGCCAAATCGTGGCAATAGGTGTGTTTGTAACGTAAGCTGATAAGCACATAGGGTGGAATGCTTCACTATCGGACGCTTTGCATCACACCAAATCTCGGAAACTTCGTGAAATGTTTTTTTATTGTTCATATTTTGAGAGAATTAATTGATTTAACTCTCTCAAAATAACACACTTTCACCGATTTCCCTTTGAACGATTATGGGTTTTACAAAGCATCTCGCAATTTTCCATGCTGGTTGCCCCTCCCTTGCTCCATGCAGTCACATGGTCGGCATCCATTTCCGAAAGTTTGTAAATGCGGGTCTTGTTGGCATTATTCCCCAACGCACAGAGCGGACAATTGGAAATTCCTTGTTTCTCAGCCGCTTCGGTCTGACGCTTGTAAGCAGCCCGCTTGGTTGATTCTTCAAAGATACGGATGTCAAGCAGTTTCTTATCCTCTTCTCCACCCAGTACATATTCGTAAATATTTCGGGGACACCGCACACTTTCATCCGCTTGCAAGGCTTTTACCCGTTCCGCGACATGGACGGTGCTATAAGGGGTGGCATGGTACGTTTCATACAGCCGTCCCCATTCCAAGCCGCACATGTCACGCTCTACCATAGTAAAGGTAGCCGATACCCAGTCAATCACAGAACGGAAATAACTTTCCAATTCTCCCGTGGAAGGCTCGTGACGGTGTATGCTCATATAGGCATCAATGCTCATCCCCTTACTGTCGCAAATCCACCGGAGGGCTTCCGCCAGATAATCCTGCCGTTTCACATCTCCCTTGATATAATGACTCCATTTCTGTATTTCCGCATTTTGGGAATTACTGAACACCCGCTTGGCTGCATTTACGAACTCGCCCGAATAGATGGCATTGAGCAATTCCTGCTCCTTGAGCGGAATGCCTACAATATTGATGGTCTTGAACCACTCCTTTATTTCCTTTTCTTCACCCTCGCATTCATATACCAGCAGAGAGGATTGCATAATCTTTTGTTGCTGCTCTTCGGGCAATCCCGAGAAATACTGTACGTTATCCGCTTCATCCTTGATGGCGAATTTTCCTGTAACGAACCGACCGATAGAAGTGATGCGTTGCTGCCCGTCAAGTACTTCAAATCGTCCGTCCACAGTCCGGTTGAAATAGATTAGTCCGATGGGATAACCTTTCAGCAGGGATTCTATCACCGCTACATCACGTTTCCCATCGTTGTAGATGTAATGGCGTTGATACTCGGGTTGGATAGTGAGCCGCCCGTCCAATCCAAACAGACCTTTACCTTCCAATTCGTTGTAGGTAAATCCTTTACAGATGTCTTCGACAGTCCATTCTGTATGCAATGTTGTCTTCATGATATTGATTCACTTTTTAGGATTATTCTTTTGTGTCTTCTTCTTCCGGAGATGAATTGAGCGCAATGCCTGTCTTGGCGTTCAGCGGACTGATGACTGCCTTACCCGTCTTGGCTTCCAACTCCATACGGGCATTGCGGGCAATCTCACCACCGGCTTCCGCCACATCCATGTGTTCCCGAAATGTTTCCGGATTTTTACTTTCAGATATTTCTTTGGTGGAAAGTTCCGCCAACATATTTAGCACCAATTCCTTATTGGTCATATTGTCACGTAAGTTCTCTTTTTTCAGACCTTTGAACTGCTTATATTCCTTGGCGGTCATGTCACTCCAAGTCTGATAAATAATATCGGTCAGCGTAGCAAACTGCACTCCCTCTTGCAATCCGTGCCGCTTCCATTCATCCGTGAGGTCTTTACGAATCTCTATGGATTTGAGACGCTGATTAATCCAATTATCCGAATACCCCAACCGCTTATAGTCCACCAGTGCTTGATTGATAGAGAGTTCGGGGTCTTGCATTTGGTTAAGACGTTCAGTCGCCACTTGTGCCATCCATTGCTTGAATGGTTCTGCTTTGGGCGATGGAATAGACTGAATCAAACGGAGAAGCTGCTGAGTATCTGCCACATCGGTTAAATACATCTTTCCATCAGCCGATTTCATTTTCAGTTGACTACAATTTGTAGTCAACTCACTCCCTTCTTTTTTTAAACGTGTTTTCAAGACACTCCAATACTTACGAGGATTAGGGCTATCGGTTAGGACAGCCACCACATCCACTATGGAAAAGTACCATTTTTCATCTTTGTCGTCCCAAATAGTACGGACTTTTTTAGCTTCAAAAAGCTTGATGGTATTATGTTGTGTCATAATTTATTGTTTTTGTTTTTAAGTTGAAATCTTAGGGATAACTAAAACTTGGTATGGTAGTGCTTCCAAGGTCTATCCAGAACAGATTCAAGTAGACCGTCATGGCAAAGAGACGAAAGTGACGAAACTCAATGACGGGGCAGTCTTGCTTCATTCCGAAGTTCCTCAGAATGAAACATATTATATGGTTGACGGGAAATATTATACCCAAGTTTATGCAAGAGTTCTTATTAAACATATCAGATCATAATTTGCGTATGAGTAATCGGGCATATGTTGAAACCAAAGAGCCATTGCTCCCAATAGCTCCCCTACGGTTCAAATCCGCAAAGTTAGGTGTGTCGGAAATGGTGTATTCCTTGGTTTTTAATCCCCATTGATTGCCCCTATCGGTTATCCCTAAGATTTCAAATTGCTCCGGACAATACTTAATCAAAAAGGATATAGGAACTCCCATCACTCCATCATAATCTGAAGGAATGGCATCCGTAAAAGGTACTTCAATGGCATCATAATTATCGTAGCGGTCATAGGCAGCTTTGCCTTTCAGTTCCTTATGTTTGGAAAAGCGGAGGTTGTCTGCCATGCTCATCAGTGGCAATGGTTCATGACGACGGCCATGCTCTATGCTGGTAAACCAACATGAATTACCTAATCGGGTATAATTACCGACATATCCCAATCTTGCAGCTTTAGCCTTGTCTTTCTCATCTACTTTAGCTCCGTCAGGAACGCCAAAAACCATATCATTTCCATTTCCTGTAGCACCTAACCAAACTTTGTTATCTTTTATCAAGGGAAAGACCTCTTTATAAGTGATTGCGTTCATGTTACCTATTACAGCAAACTTCTTCCCAGCTTCCACAATCCAAGCCAAGAACTCACGAAAGAGGGAGAACGGCGGATTGGTGATAATAAAATCCGCTTCATTACGAAGTTCGGTAACTTCTTTGCTTCGGAAATCCCCGTCACCATCCATATACTTCCATTCGAGGTCATCAATATTGATACGCCCGTCCCCGCTTTTGTCTCGTTCCAAGATGAATATCTTACCTTTTACCTGTGCCTTGGACGGGTCGAATTGAGGCGCTTCTTGCTCAAACAAAGAGGGCTGATAAGGTGTTTTGTATTTTTTGCTATCCGGAGCATAACTCGTAGAAATCAGTTTTTTCAAGCCTAACTCATCGAACTTGGCAGCAAAGTATCGGGTAAAGTTACTCCATTCGGGGTCATCACAAGGAAGCAATACAGTCTTTCCCCTAAACACGTCCGGGTCATATTCAAGATAGGCATTCATTTCAATCTCTATGTCATGAAATTGCGTATAGAACTCATCATTCTTAGCCGCCTTAGCTTCTTTTAGATTAGTATTTGCCATATGTCTATTTTTTTATTTCGTTAGGTACAAGAAGTGTACGCACATCCACATTCAGTATTTCCGCTATCCTGTATAGTACGGGTATAGGAGGTTGCACTTTGTTCGTGGCGTATAGATTGACCATATTAAAACCTTTGCCAAGTCGTTTAGCCAATTCAGTTTGACTAATCCCCGCCTCAATCAATGCTTCTTTTATCCGATTCATTGCGACATCTTCTTTAACTTGTTACAAAGGTATATAATTTTATTGGGTAAACCACTGTGCTCTTAAAAGAAAGTATTTCGTTAATGGCTTATCCCAAGCTATTTTGGAAAATTCTATTTGTTTTTTCGCCAGTCGATTTTATAAAACTGCCGCCGATAGTTCGTACTTTCGAAAAAAGATGCTATATTTGCAAATGAAAGAGTTATTTGACAGCATAGCAACGCAAAACGCTGAAATTCGCACGGTTGCTAACTCGTTACCGCCACTTTTCAAATAATTCGCTAAAAGTTTATTCCTCAATCGGTTAAGTCTAACCGATGAAAATCTAAAATAGTTTATCGTCGCAAGAAAAATGAAGTTCTCATGGAGCCTGAGCGAGTAAGAACTCTTGAAATCGAGCAACGAGGATTGAAGAAGATAACTTACAACCATCCGAGCGGTGGAACTATTGACGATACCTACATGGAGTACTATGAAGAGTATCTTGAACATTATGACCCATTGGACCAGCACACTATGCCCGGTGAGGTTTATAAAGGTATGCCTTGGGGTATAGAAGGGAAAAATTATCATCAATCAGGATGGTCAAGGCTTATTAATTCAGATGAAGTATACGATGACGGATTGCAGGCAACACAGTTTGTAATATATACAAGAGGTAGAAATCCGGATTCAGAGTATATTCCTATGAGTACGGTAAAGCTATACAATGACAATCCTCCTTCTACGGCTTTTCACTATTGCTATGGTAAAAATAAAAGGAATGCTGATGGGTCGGTTCCATCTCCTAAAAATAATAGTTATCAAAATATTGATAATGGTGGTTGGTATCTTCCAGGTATTCGAGAACTTGAACGTGCGTTAACTGAACATTATTTGATATTCCCTGATTTTAAAGGAAATTTTTATTGGTCGGCATCCGCAGCTAAAAATGTAGTTCTAAATTCTTATGGAGCGAGAAATCGAGCAAGAGCGACCAAAATAATAATAAACGGGACTGATGTTGATTATGCCGAATCCGGATCAGAAAATAGAGATGATGATTATACCGGTCCTGACGGGATTAAAGGCCGAGCTGAAAGAAAAGAATATTTTCGCGTTAGGGCATTCTATAAGTTACCGAGATAAACAAGTCAGGTCAACATTAACATCATAATCATGATTCGTCCCGGTGAGGTCATTTGTACAGAACGACCTCATCGGGGCGAGTTGTATATGCGCATTTCTGTCGGTGCGTTATGTGAGGTGGTACGCAAAAACGAATTTAGATGAAAACTTCAAGATTTTTGTCTAAATTTGTCCTATGACAACAACTATTGAGATCAACCGATTGAGGTTATACGCTTTTCACGGGGTGTTGCCTCGTGAACGTGAGGTGGGCAACGAGTTTGAGGTGACGCTGCACCTGGAGTGTGACATGACCGAGGCCATGACCTGCGACCGCCTCGACGGCACGGTGAGCTATGCCGATGTCATCGAGCTTGTCAAGGCCGAGATGGCTGTGCCGTCGCAGCTGCTGGAGCATGTGGCGTGGCGCATAAAGTCGGCCGTGGAGCGTGACTTACCCAAGGTGACGGGCGGATATATAAAGGTGGCCAAGCTGCGTCCGCCGGTGACCGCCCAGCTTGAATCGGCTGCCGTAACGCTAAAATGGAATAACAATGGCTGACAACTATCTTGAACGCAAAATGGAGGAATACCGCTCGGGAAAGGGCGTGACCTACCGTCATCGCACTACTCCCACCGGGGCGCGACCGGGCACACTTACTGTAAAATTCCCTCCACGGCGGGTGCTTGTCACGGGCGGTGCTCGCGGCATAGGCCGTACCATTGTCAAGGCGTTCTGCGACGCCGGATGCCGCGTGGCGTTCTGCGACATCGACAGCAAGGCGGGAGCGGCTACGGCCCAGGCCACGGGAGCGCAGTTTCATCCCGTCGATGTGCGTGACGCCGCCGCTCTTGAGCGCTGCATGGATCGCCTGCTGGAGGCGTGGGGCGACATCGATGTTATTGTAAATAATGTGGGCGTGAGCGCGTTCAAGCCGCTTGAGGAGAGCAGCCTCGAGGAGTGGGACGACATCATGTCGATCAACGTGCGCCCCGTCTACATCACTTCGCGCAAGCTCGCCATTCATCGCCGCAACATGGGCGGTGAGCCTCATTACGGCCGCATAATCAACATGGCCTCGACCAGGCAGTCCATGAGCGAGGCCGGCACCGAGGCCTACTCGGCATCCAAGGGAGCCGTCAACTCGCTCACCCATGCGTTGATGATGTCGCTCGCTCCGCTCGGCATAACGGTCAACTCCGTGTCGCCCGGATGGATTGAAACCGGCGACTATGACGCACTCGGCGAGGCCGATCACTCCCAGCATCCGTCACGCAGGGTGGGGCGCGTCGACGACATTGCACGAGCCTGTATTTTCATCGCTTTACCCGACAATGACTTCCTAAATGGTGAAAACATTGTGATAGATGGCGGTATGACTCGTAAAATGATATATGTTTGATACGATAATCATGCAAATGTTTGCCAAATTCATTCAAATGTTGTAATTTTGATGCGTAAAACATCAAAATACAAATAGAGTTGAATAGAATAAACCGAATAATAGCTTCAGCGTTGTTGCTTGTCACCGGAATGAGCGCAATGGCCGATGATGTTGCAGACAACAGAGGTCGTATGCTCTCCCCCGAGCGTATTGAGTTTGCGCCTTATTGGTCGTTGCGGCTTCAGGCCGGAGTGGCCGAAACACTCGGCGAAACATCGTTCAGCGACATGCTGTCGCCTGCAGCTGCATTGAGTGCGGGCTATCACTTCGCTCCCGCATGGAGCGTGAGGCTCGGAGTGAGCGGCTGGCAGGCCAAGGGCGCGTGGGTATCGCCCCGCCGTGTCTACAAGTATGACTTCATCCAGGGCAATGCCGACATCGTGATGTCGCTCTCCAACATTATAGGCGGCTTCCGCCCCGACCGTCGTGTCGACTTCTACGCCTTCCTTGGTGTGGGAGTTATCAACGCATTCAACAACGATGAGGCTGCCAACGGACTTGAATATGCCGACCAATTGAAATATCTGTGGACTGGTCACAAATGGTTTGTCGCCGGCCGTGCAGGTGTAGGCGTCGACATAAACCTGAGCCGTTACGTGGCATTCAATGTCGAGGTCAACGCCAACATGATGTCGGATCACTTCAACTCCAAGCGCGGAGGCAGCGTCGATTGGCAGTTTAACGCTCTTGCCGGCTTCACCTTCAAGTTTGGCAAGGGAACCCGCAAGGTTCCTGCCGTCTATGAAGAGCTTCCTCCGGCTCCCGTAGCCGCCGCTCCCGTAAAGGAGGAACCCAAAGTAACACCTAAACCCGTTGAACAACCTAAGCCTGAGGTGAAGGTTGAGAAAATTACCGAAAATATATTCTTCCTCATCAACTCCTCCAAGATCAGAGCATCGCAGGAGAGCAAGGTCGCAGCTGTAGTCGACTACATGAAGCGTAACCCCGGCGCGACAGTTGTAGTTACCGGATATGCCGACAAGGCCACCGGAACATCACGCTACAACAAGACTCTGTCGGAGCGTCGTGCCAAAGCCGTAAGCGATGCATTGCTCAATGCCGGAATTTCGGCCGACCGCATTTCAATGTCGGGCAAGGGCGACAGTGAACAACCGTTTGTACAGAACGATGACAACCGTGTCGTCATAATGATAGCCGAATAATAGCGACAAAATAGACTATACTACATTTTCGAGAAGAGAAAAACAATAATTTACGATTAGGCAAAGTCTGTCCGTGAGGATGGGCTTTGTCGTTTTATATAGTCGGCGATAGGACGCTTTTTTACAATTGGCAAGGTTTTTTTGGAATTTTAAGAACAATTGTCTACATTTGGTTTTATTAATATATACATAACCAAAAACTATGCAGCAACCGATCGAAAAAGTCAATCCCGTAGTGAGAGTGTGGCGTTTTTATCGCGACGGCTTCCGCGCCATGACGGTGGGCCGCTATCTGTGGGCGTTGATATTGATAAAGCTGTTTATCCTCTTCTTTGTGTTTAAGCTCTTCTTTTTTCCCGATCTGCTTAAGCGTGACTACGACAACGACCGTGACCGCGCCCAGGCCGTGAGGACGGCGCTTACCGATGAGAGGCGATAGCCCTGTTGCGTGACTGCAGTTAAGATTAACCTAACAAAATTATATTATATGGATGACTTAATTAGTGTTGTAGACTGGTCGCGATGGCAATTTGCGTTGACGGCCATGTACCATTGGCTATTTGTTCCTCTCACGATAGGACTTGCGTTGATAGTCGCTATCATGGAGAGCGTATATGTGAAGACGCGTTCGGCCAAGTGGTTGGCAATGACCAAGTTCTGGATGCT contains:
- a CDS encoding tyrosine-type recombinase/integrase encodes the protein MNNKKTFHEVSEIWCDAKRPIVKHSTLCAYQLTLQTHLLPRFGAAENITEKDVQQFVIDKCTSGLARKTVRDIVAVLKSVIKYGNKHGIFHFEEWEIEYPTQTENKLPPTLSLNHQRILMRHLLEQPTPQNIGVLLALCTGMRIGEVCALKWEDVDFAQKTVIVKHTVGRIYNCELKSTERVHSSPKTKNSYREIPISKQLLQALKMVRKQSQSPYVVGTSTQSKEPRSYRDYFGRLLKRLDIPHLVFHGLRHTFATRCIESQCDYKTVSVILGHSNVATTLNLYVHPNLNQKKRCIDRMSNFLGIT
- a CDS encoding HNH endonuclease family protein, yielding MKTTLHTEWTVEDICKGFTYNELEGKGLFGLDGRLTIQPEYQRHYIYNDGKRDVAVIESLLKGYPIGLIYFNRTVDGRFEVLDGQQRITSIGRFVTGKFAIKDEADNVQYFSGLPEEQQQKIMQSSLLVYECEGEEKEIKEWFKTINIVGIPLKEQELLNAIYSGEFVNAAKRVFSNSQNAEIQKWSHYIKGDVKRQDYLAEALRWICDSKGMSIDAYMSIHRHEPSTGELESYFRSVIDWVSATFTMVERDMCGLEWGRLYETYHATPYSTVHVAERVKALQADESVRCPRNIYEYVLGGEEDKKLLDIRIFEESTKRAAYKRQTEAAEKQGISNCPLCALGNNANKTRIYKLSEMDADHVTAWSKGGATSMENCEMLCKTHNRSKGNR
- a CDS encoding BRO-N domain-containing protein, giving the protein MTQHNTIKLFEAKKVRTIWDDKDEKWYFSIVDVVAVLTDSPNPRKYWSVLKTRLKKEGSELTTNCSQLKMKSADGKMYLTDVADTQQLLRLIQSIPSPKAEPFKQWMAQVATERLNQMQDPELSINQALVDYKRLGYSDNWINQRLKSIEIRKDLTDEWKRHGLQEGVQFATLTDIIYQTWSDMTAKEYKQFKGLKKENLRDNMTNKELVLNMLAELSTKEISESKNPETFREHMDVAEAGGEIARNARMELEAKTGKAVISPLNAKTGIALNSSPEEEDTKE
- a CDS encoding adenine-specific methyltransferase EcoRI family protein; protein product: MANTNLKEAKAAKNDEFYTQFHDIEIEMNAYLEYDPDVFRGKTVLLPCDDPEWSNFTRYFAAKFDELGLKKLISTSYAPDSKKYKTPYQPSLFEQEAPQFDPSKAQVKGKIFILERDKSGDGRINIDDLEWKYMDGDGDFRSKEVTELRNEADFIITNPPFSLFREFLAWIVEAGKKFAVIGNMNAITYKEVFPLIKDNKVWLGATGNGNDMVFGVPDGAKVDEKDKAKAARLGYVGNYTRLGNSCWFTSIEHGRRHEPLPLMSMADNLRFSKHKELKGKAAYDRYDNYDAIEVPFTDAIPSDYDGVMGVPISFLIKYCPEQFEILGITDRGNQWGLKTKEYTISDTPNFADLNRRGAIGSNGSLVSTYARLLIRKL
- a CDS encoding helix-turn-helix domain-containing protein; translated protein: MNRIKEALIEAGISQTELAKRLGKGFNMVNLYATNKVQPPIPVLYRIAEILNVDVRTLLVPNEIKK
- the folB gene encoding dihydroneopterin aldolase; protein product: MTTTIEINRLRLYAFHGVLPREREVGNEFEVTLHLECDMTEAMTCDRLDGTVSYADVIELVKAEMAVPSQLLEHVAWRIKSAVERDLPKVTGGYIKVAKLRPPVTAQLESAAVTLKWNNNG
- a CDS encoding SDR family NAD(P)-dependent oxidoreductase, which produces MADNYLERKMEEYRSGKGVTYRHRTTPTGARPGTLTVKFPPRRVLVTGGARGIGRTIVKAFCDAGCRVAFCDIDSKAGAATAQATGAQFHPVDVRDAAALERCMDRLLEAWGDIDVIVNNVGVSAFKPLEESSLEEWDDIMSINVRPVYITSRKLAIHRRNMGGEPHYGRIINMASTRQSMSEAGTEAYSASKGAVNSLTHALMMSLAPLGITVNSVSPGWIETGDYDALGEADHSQHPSRRVGRVDDIARACIFIALPDNDFLNGENIVIDGGMTRKMIYV
- a CDS encoding OmpA family protein is translated as MNRINRIIASALLLVTGMSAMADDVADNRGRMLSPERIEFAPYWSLRLQAGVAETLGETSFSDMLSPAAALSAGYHFAPAWSVRLGVSGWQAKGAWVSPRRVYKYDFIQGNADIVMSLSNIIGGFRPDRRVDFYAFLGVGVINAFNNDEAANGLEYADQLKYLWTGHKWFVAGRAGVGVDINLSRYVAFNVEVNANMMSDHFNSKRGGSVDWQFNALAGFTFKFGKGTRKVPAVYEELPPAPVAAAPVKEEPKVTPKPVEQPKPEVKVEKITENIFFLINSSKIRASQESKVAAVVDYMKRNPGATVVVTGYADKATGTSRYNKTLSERRAKAVSDALLNAGISADRISMSGKGDSEQPFVQNDDNRVVIMIAE
- a CDS encoding DUF4492 domain-containing protein; amino-acid sequence: MQQPIEKVNPVVRVWRFYRDGFRAMTVGRYLWALILIKLFILFFVFKLFFFPDLLKRDYDNDRDRAQAVRTALTDERR